GGGCAGCGACTACCTGTGCTGGCCGGCGCCGACGGGCAGCGGCGACTGGTGCTTCGCCGCCGACACGCTGACGATGTTCAAGCAGACCGACCCGCACCGCGCGGCCGCGCAGCGCGACTTCGTCTCGCTCTTGATGAGCCGCGAAGGCCAGGAAGCGTTCAACTTCCACAAGGGCAACATCCCGGCACGCACCGACGTCGACCTCGGCCGCTTCGACGACTACTCGCGCCAGTCGGCACGCGACTTCGCCAGCGCCGCGCAATCGGGCGTGCTGGTGCCGTCGTGGGCGCACAATATGGCGATGCAGGACGACGTCCGCCTTGGCTTCTTCGACGTGATCGAGGCGTACTGGAAGGACGACCGGATGAGCGCCGCCGACGCCGCCCGCCGGCTGGCCGACGCCGCGCGCCGCTGAACAACAGCAATAAAAACCCGCTCTATATTCAAACCCGTCTTCGGACGGGTTTTTCTTTGGGCGTTGCTTGCGCTGTCGGGCGCAGCGGCAGTGAGAGTGTTAGCGCCTTCGGCGCGGGTAAAGGCATTGATTGCCGGTTCCGCCCGGCGGACGTGATACTTTCTTTTGCTTCGCCAAAAGAAAGTATCCAAAGAAAAGGCGACCCCACATTCGCGCCCCTTCGGGGTCCCCTGTGCTGCTCAGTCGTCACGGCGGGAATCGCAAACTCGCTGCGCTCAAACAGCGATCCCCGACTGCCCCGTGCCGACTTGCGCTGCTCGGCGCTTCTGAGGGGATCGGGGCGGTATGCAACCGGCACTGAGAAATGCGCTGCCTTTTATCCCGTTCGCCAGCGCCGAGGAGTGGAGCGAGACGAGCCGGTTTCACGGCTTGGCTCGCGACCGATCGAGGGCAGCCCGGAGGGCCGCAGGCGCGGGGCGCCTTTGGGGTGAAGGGGGCTTTGGCGAGACAAAGCTCCCTTCCCGTCTGCGCGGCGGAACGCGCATCAAAACGCCTTTACCCGCGCCGCAGGCGCTAAACGCCAAGCCGGCTCTCAGCTATCTCCCTCTCCTGCCCCGCCAACACCGCAAGAACCGGGAAGCCTGCCGCGACTCGCCGCGCAATGCTATAAGCGTCGTATCCGTCCCCGGAGCCCCTCATGTCCGCCAAGGCAGCCGCCTCCATCGCTTCCCTGATCGCTGCCGCCTGCCGGCAGATCGACGCCGCCGAGACGCCGCCGCCGCTGGCCGAGCTCGCCGCGGCGGCCGGGCTGAGTCCGTGGCATTTCCACCGCCAGTTCAAGGCGCTGACCGGTGTCACGCCCAAGGCCTATGCCAGCGCGCAACGGACCCGCCGGGTGCAGGACGCGCTGGCGGCCGGGCATTCGGTCACCGACGCGGTATTCGACGCCGGTTTCAACGCCACCAGCCGTTTCTACGCCGGTGCCGATGCCACGCTCGGCATGGCGCCGCTGCGCTTCCGGGCCGGCGGCGTCGGCGAGACGATCCGCTTCGGCATCGGCCAGTGCTCGCTCGGCGCGCTGCTGGTCGCCGCAACCCAATCCGGCATCTGCCGGATCGAACTCGGCGACGCCGCCGATGCGTTGCTGCAGCGGCTGCAGGACGTGTTCCCCAGGGCCGAGCTGGTCGGTGGCGACGCCGAATTCGAGGACTGGATGGCGCGGGTCGTCGGGCTGATCGACGCGCCCGGAATCGGCGCCAGCCTGCCGCTCGACATCCGCGGCAGCGCATTCCAGCAACGCGTATGGCAGGCGCTGCGGGCGATTCCGCCCGGCGATACGGCGACCTATGCCGACATCGCCGAACGCATCGGCAGCCCCGCGGCGGTACGCGCGGTCGCCAATGCCTGTGGTGCGAACCCGCTCGCCGTGGCGATCCCGTGCCACCGCGTCGTGCGCACCGACGGCAGCCTCGGCGGCTACCGCTGGGGGCTGGCGCGCAAGCAGGCGTTGCTCGACCGCGAGGCGCTGCAGGCCGGCTGAGCGATCGGGCCTGCACGACCCTGTGCAACTCGTCGCCGCCAACGGCGTTTCATCGTCGCCCACAACGCGTCGTCACATGCCGGCGTACTGTTGCGCCGCAGCGTTTAGATTGAGGGCGGTGAACACGACTCGGCTCAAGGATGCACGCAGGCCGTGCATCGTGTTCGCCGCCCCTCTTCCGTTGCGAGCACTGCCATGCAGCCAGACTTTCCCGTCGTCCTGCACCAGGTCGACAAACAGTACCGCCTCGGCCAGGTCGACGTGCCGGCGCTGACCGGCGTCGACCTCGAGATCCGCGCCAACCGTTTCACCGTATTGTCCGGCCCCTCGGGCAGCGGCAAGACCACGCTGCTGAACCTGATCGGCGGCATCGACCGCCCCGACAGCGGCCGGGTCGTCGTCGACGGACAGGATCTGGCGCAACTCGACGACGATGCGCTGTCCGATTTCCGCGCCCGCCGGCTCGGCTTCGTGTTCCAGAACTTCAACCTGCTGCCGGTGCTGACGGCGTTCGAGAACGTCGAGTACCCGCTGCTGCTGACCGGCGTTGCCAGCGACACACGCCGCCGCCGGGTCGATGAGCTGCTCGCCGCGGTCGGCCTCGCCGACAAGGCCGGCAACCGGCCCAACCAGCTCTCGGGCGGCCAGCGCCAGCGTGTCGCGATCGCCCGGGCGCTGGCGACCAGTCCGCAACTGGTGCTCGCCGACGAGCCGACCGCCAACCTCGACAGCCACACCGGCGCGGCGATCCTGACGCTGATGCGGCAGATGCAGCGCGACTACCGGGTGAGCTTCGTGTTCTCGTCGCACGACCCGCAGGTGCTGGCGCAGGCCGACGACGCCGTGCACATCCGCGACGGCGCGATCACCGTGATCGAGCGCGACCTGCAGGGGGCTGCGGCATGAGCACGATCCTGACTCCGATCGGCGGGCTCCATCTCGCCACGGCCGGCTGGGCGATGCTCGCCGGCGGCATGCAGCTGGCGCTGCCCAAGGGCGGCGACCGCCACCGCTGGCTCGGACGCAGCTGGGTACTGGCGATGCTGGTCGTTGCGCTGTCGTCGTTCGGTCTGGGCGCCGCACCCGGCCGGGTCGTCGGCTTCGGCCCCATCCACCTGCTGTCGCTGTGGGTGCTGTGGTGCTTGTGGGCCGCGATCGTCCGGGTCCGCGCCGGCCACATCGCCGCGCACCGCCGCTACGTGATCGGCGCCTATATCGGCACCGTCGTCGCCGGGCTGTTCGCGATCTTCGGACCGGACCGCTGGCTGCACCACACCCTGTTTGCCCTCTGATTGCCGACGAGATCCGAAATGAACACATTGCAACTGGCCGCACGCAATCTGGCCCGCAACCGCCGCCGCTCGATCACCACACTGTTCGCGATGATCGTCGGCGCCATCGCCATCCTGCTGTTCGGCGGCTATGCCCGCAACATCGACCTCGGCCTGCAGACCGGCTTCGTCCAGCGCAGCGGCCACCTGCAGGTACAGCACAAGGACTACTTCCTGTTCGGCACCGGCAACCCGGCGGCCTACGGCATCGCCGGCTACAGCCGGCTGATCGCGGCGATCAAGGCCGACCCACAGCTGGCGCCGCTGGTCACCGTGGTGACGCCGACGCTGAGCCTCGGCGGCATCGCCGGCAACTACGCCGCCGGCGTGTCGCGCACCGTAATCGGCAACGGCGTCGTCATCGACGACCAGAACGTGATGCGGCGCTGGAATGACTACGGCTTCGTGCTGACGCCGAAAATGCTCAAGCTCACCGGCACGCCCGAGCAGGCCGCGGTCATCGGCCTCGGCGTCGCCCGCGTGCTGCAGCTGTGCGGGCCGCTCAAGGTCGCCCACTGCCCGTCGCCGCAACCGGCGAAACAGGACGGCGCCGACGCGCCGGCCGACATCACCGCGCTCGCCGCCGATACCGCCGAGGTGCCGGACGCCGGATCGCCCCGCGCGGCCAACCAGGTCGAACTGCTCGCCGCCAACGCCCACGGCGCGCCGAACGTCGCCCGGCTCGACGTCGTCGCCGCCGAAGCGCAGGGCGTGAAGGAGCTGGACGACCTGTACGTGCAGCTGCATTTCGGCGCGGCACAACGGCTGATCTACGGTGCCGACGCGCCGAAAGCCACCGCCATCGTCGTCCAGCTCCGGCACAGCGCCGACCTGCCGGCCGCGCAGCAAAGGCTGGCCGCGCTCCTCGCCCAAGTCGCACCGGACCAGCCGCTGGCGGTGCTCGACTTCGCGACACTGAACCCGAGCTACGGCCAGATCGTCGGCATGTTCGGCGCGATCTTCGGCTTCATCGCGCTTCTGATCGGCGTGATCGTGCTGTTCACCGTCGGCAATACCATGAGCATGGCGGTGGTCGAGCGCACCACCGAGATCGGCACCTTGCGCGCCATCGGCCTGCGCCGCGGCGGGGTGCGGCGCCTGTTCGTGCTCGAAGGCATGCTGCTCGGCCTCGTCGGCAGCGGCCTCGGCGTGCTGGTCGCGCTGGCGCTGGCCTGGCTGATCAACCACGCCGGACTGACCTGGCTGCCGCCGGGCAATGTCGAACCGGTGCCGCTGACCGTCCGCGTCTGGGGCGAGCCGCGCATGATCGTGCTGACCGCGATCGGCCTGAGCCTGATCGCCGCGGTCTCGGCGTGGTGGCCGGCACGGCGTGCGGCGAAACTGGAAGTCGTCGAGGCACTGCGCCATGTGTAAACAAAGGTCAAGCCGGCATGGTTTTGCACGCCTTGAGCCACCGCTTGAGTGGGCTAGGGACCGCGGCGGGTTTCCCTTCAGAAGCGCCGAGCAGCGCAGCCAGGCGCGGGGTTGCGGGAGCCGCTGTCTGAGCCCGCAGGGCGAGTTTGCGACTCCCGCCGTGGCAGGCTGGGTTGCGAGGGTACCCCGAAGGGGTGCGGATGCAGGGTCGCCTTTTCTTTGGATACTTTCTTTTGGCGAAGCAAAAGAAAGTATCTCGTCCGCCGGGCGAAACCGGCGTCCAAAAAAAGCGCCAATGGCGCTCAGTTGTCGAGGCAATCGTGAATACATCCGCACTCATCCTGACCATTAGCCTGCTCGCCCCCCCGCCCACGCCGCCCCCGACGCGCAGGCGCTGCTCGCCGCCAGCGATGCGGTGCGCAATCCGGACAAGCCGTTCGGGCTGACGACCACGCTGGTCGAGTACCGCAACGGCAAGCAGACCGACACCAGCACGCTGGCCGTGTATTCGCGTGCCGACGCGAACGGCGGCCAGTTCCGCAGCCTGCTGCGCTTCATCGCGCCGAAGCGCGACGCCGACAAGCTGATGCTCAAGAGCGGCAACGACCTGTGGTTCTACGATCCGGCCAGCAAGGCGGCGATCCGCATCTCGCCGCAGCAGCGGCTGCTCGGTCAGGCAGCCAACGGCGACGTCGTCACCGTCAACCTCGCCGGTGACTACAGCGCCAGCGTCGCCGCCGAGGAGGATGTCAGCGACGGCGACAAGCAACCGCGCCGCGCGTACAAGCTCGAGCTCAAGGCCAGAGCGCCCGACGTCACCTACCACCGGATCGAGATGTGGATCGACACGGCGAACAAGCAGCCGATCAAGGCACGTTTCTTCGCCGAAAGCGGCGGCCTGCTCAAGACCGCCTACTACCGCCGCTACCAGTCACAGCTCGGCGCCAGCCGGCCGACCGAGACGGTGATCATCGACGGCCTCGACCCGAACTGGGTGACGGTGATGCGCTTTTCCGGCTACGCGTGGCGCGACGTGCCCGAGAGCTGGCTGCAGCGCGACTTCCTGCCGAGGTTCAAGCCGCAATGAAATGCCTCGCACCGTTGCTCGTGACCGCGAGCGCGCTGCTCGCCGGCGCCGCCGCGGCCGACGACGACGCGGCGCTGCAGCTGGCCGACCAGACCGCCGACCAGGTCGAGGCCGCGCGCGACTGGCGTTTTCTCGCCGAACTGGCCGGTGCCGACGCGCAGTACCGCGTGGGCGAGCAGCCCGCCGAGGCAAGGCTGTCGCTCGACGGCCGGATCGACCGGCGCTTTCACGACGACTGGCGCTTCGTGTTTGCCGACCGGATCGACCTGCGCAGCAGCGGCGGCCACCAGACCAGCGTCAACATGCTGAAGGAAGCGTATCTGGGCTGGCAGCCGCGCACCGAGCTGCTGCTCGACCTGGGCCGGATCAACACCCGCTACGGCGCCGGGTTCGGCTACAACCCGACCGACTTCTTCAAGGTCGGCGCGCTGCGTTCGGTCACCTCGGTCAACCCGGCCAGCCTGCGCGAGAACCGGCTCGGCAGCGTCATGCTGCGCGGCCAGACGCTGTGGGATGGCGGCTCGCTGACGGCGATGTACTCGCCCAAGCTCGCCGATACACCCAGCGATGACGCGTTCAGCCTCGACCTGGGTGCCAGCAACCCGCAGGACCGCTGGCTGCTGGCGCTCAGTCATTCCTTCGGGGACAACCTCAACCCGCAATGGCTGCTCTACCACGAAAGCGACACCACGCAGCTCGGGCTCAACTGGAGCGTACTGCTCGGCGACGCGACCATCGTCTACGCCGAATGGGCCGGCGGCCGCCAGCGCAGCGTTGCCGGCCGCGCATTCGGCATCGACGACACAGCCTTCCGCAACGCGCTCAGCACCGGCCTGACGTGGACCGCGGCGACCAGGCTGACGCTGACGCTCGAATACCAGTACGACGGCGCCGCGCTCGCCTCCGGCGGTTGGGATGCGCTGCGCGCCGGCCCGATCGGCCCTTACCTCGGCTACCGGCAACTGGCGGCGCAACGCCAGAACCTGACCACCCGCCACGCCGCGATGCTGTACGCGCAGTGGCAGGATGTGCTGATGCCGCGCGTCGACCTGAGCGGCTTCGTCCGCCAGGACCTGAGCGACGACAGCCGGCTGTCGTGGCTGGAAACACGCTGGCGCGGCGACAGCACCGACGTCGCGCTGCAATGGCAGTACGATGCCGGTGATGCCCGCAGCAACTACGGCGGTCTGCCGCAGCGGCAGATCTGGCAAGCCCTGCTGACCCATTATTTCTGAGCCCATGTCCGTCCTCCACCGCCATTGCAAACTCAACCGGCCGCTGCGCAACGAGCTGGCGCTGTTGTTCGTCGTCAACCAGGTCATCGCACTGCTGCTGACCACACTCGGTGGCCCAGGCAGCCTGTTCGACAATGTGGTGATCGCCAACGCCATCGGCGTGCTGATCTGGGCGCAGTACGCGCTGTTGAACTGGCTGGGCCTGCCCAGGCTGCTCGGCCACGTGATCGCGGTACCCGTCGGCATCTGGGGCGGCCTCATGCTGGCCGCACTGTTCGGCGTCGCCGATATCAGCGGCCGGCTGGCCGACCCGCTGGCCAACTGGCGTTTGATCGTCAGTTGCCTGCTGCTCGCCGGCACCGCGACCGTGGTGATCGTGCTGTACGTCCGTTCCGTCAGCGATCGCGCCGAGCTCGCCGCCGAACAGCGCCGCAGCGCCGACGCGCACCAGGCCGAAACCGCCGCGCAACTGGCGCTGCTGCAGGCGCAGATCGAACCGCACTTCCTGTTCAACACGCTGGCCAACGTCCGCAGCCTGATCGTCGCCGACCCGCCGCTGGCGCAGACCATGCTCGACCACCTGAACGGCTATCTGCGCGCCAGCCTCGGCCGCACCCGCCGGCCTCGTGCGCACCTGGCCGACGAGCTGCAAATCGTCGAGCCACTGCTGGCGATCGCGGCGATTCGCTTGCAGGCACGGTTGCGTTACCGCGTCGACGTGCCCGCCGCCTTGCGCGATGCGCTGCTGCCGCCGCTGCTGCTGCAACCGCTGGTCGAGAACGCGCTCGAACACGGCATCGAGGCCGCGATCACCGGCGGCGAGATCGTCGTCCGCGCCGAGGCGACCGCCGACGGACTGCTGCGGCTCAGCGTGACCGACACCGGTCTGGGTTTCACCTTGGAGGCCAACGGCGACGGTGTCGGCCTTGCCAACGTGCGCCAGCGCCTCGCCAGCCTCTACGGCGAACAAGGTCGGCTGGCGCTGTACCCGAACCCGCCGCGCGGCGCGATCGCCGAACTGACCCTGCCGCTGCAAAGGGAGCCGCAAGCATGACGACCGCGCTGATCGCCGACGACGAACCGCTGCTCGCCGCCAGCCTGGCCGAACGGCTCAAGGCGCTGTGGCCCGGGCTCGATATCGTCGCCGTCGCCGCCAACGGCGTCGAAGCCGTCGCCGCGCTCAATGCCCGCCGGCCGGACCTGGCGTTTCTCGACATCCGCATGCCCGGGCTCACCGGCCTGCAGGTGGCGCAGGCAGCACGCGACACCCGCGTCGTCTTCGTCACCGCCTACGACGAATACGCAATGCATGCGTTCGAGCATGCGGCGATCGACTATCTGCTCAAGCCGGTCAGTGATATGCGGCTGGCGCAATGCGTGAGCCGGCTGCAGCGCCAGACCGCGCCGCCGCCCGACCTCGCCGCAGCGCTGGCGACCTTGATGCCCCGTGCCGCCTCGCCGGTGCTGGCCTGGCTGACCGTCGGCCACGGCGACACCACCCGGCTGGTCACGCTCGACGAGGTGCTGTACTTCGAGGCCAGCCAGAAGTACACCGACGTCGTCACCGGCAGCGAGCGGCACCTGATCCGCACCCCGCTCAAGGACCTGCTGCTCCAGCTCAACCCGGCGCGCTTCGCCCAGATCCACCGCAGCATCATCGTCAACCTTGGCGCCGTCGCCCACATCCAGCGCGACCTCTTGGGGCGGCAGCAGGTGCACCTGAAACAGCACGACGCGGTGCTGCCGCTGTCGCGCAGCTACGCGCACCAGTTCAAGCTGATGTGAGCCGTCATATTTTGCAGTCTGTGCCGACTATGCCGGGTGCGGGCATTGTCGAACCCGCCACGGCCCCCACATACTCGTCATCAACGCAAGGAGGATGGCCATGTACCGCAAGACCCCGGAAGCTCTGGCGCAACTGACGCCCGAGCAGTTCCGCGTCACCCAGCAGAACGGCACCGAGCGGCCCGGCACCGGCGAATACCTGCACAACCATGCGGCAGGGATCTATGTCGACGTGGTTTCCGGCGAGCCGCTGTTCGCCTCGAGCGACAAGTTCGAATCGGGCTGCGGCTGGCCGAGCTTCAGCCGGCCGATCGCCAATGTCACCGAGCTGCGCGACACCACGCACGGGATGATCCGCACCGAGGTCCGCTCGGCCCACGGCGACAGCCATCTGGGCCATGTATTCGACGACGGCCCGCGCGAGTCGGGCGGGCTGCGCTACTGCATCAACTCGGCGTCGCTGCGCTTCGTGCCGCGCGACGCGATGGCCGCACAGGGCTACGGCGACTATCTCGACCAGGTGGAGGAAGACTGAAATGAGCGAACGCGCGATTCTTGCCGGCGGCTGCTTCTGGGGCATGCAGGACCTGATCCGCAAGCTGCCCGGCGTGCTGTCGACCCGGGTCGGCTACAGCGGCGGCGACGTTGCCCACGCCACCTACCGCCACCACGGCAGCCACGCCGAAGCGATCGAAATCGTCTTCGACCCGGCGCAGATCACCTACCGCCGGCTGCTCGAGTACTTCTTCCAGATCCACGACCCGAGCACGCCCGACCGCCAGGGCAACGATCGCGGCAGCTCGTACCGGTCGGCGATCTTTTTCGGGAGCGACGCCCAGCGACGCGAGGCGCTGGCGACAATCGCCGACGTCGACGCATCGGGGCTGTGGCCCGGCCAGGTCGTCACCGAAGTCGCCCCCGCCGGCGACTTCTGGGAAGCCGAACCCGAGCACCAGGACTACCTCGAGCGCTTCCCGAACGGCTACACCTGCCACTTCCCGCGCCCGGACTGGGTGCTGCCGCGCCGCGACTGACCACCCGGCATGCCGCCGGCCTTGCGCCGGCGAGCGCCGAAAAGCAAAAAGCCCAAGCAGAAGCTTGGGCTTTTTGTCGAGTATTCTGGTTGCGGGAACAGGACTCGAACCTGTGACCTTCGGGTTATGAGCCCGACGAGCTGCCAACTGCTCCATCCCGCGACAGAGAAGCCAGTATATTTCAGCGCCGAGTCACTGTCAACGACTTCAGCAAAAAATGTTCCAGCCCATGCCCACGGCTCAGTCATGCAGCTTGATCAGCGTCGACTTGAGCTCGGTGTATTTCTCCAGCGCGTGCAAGGACTTGTCGCGGCCGTTGCCCGACTGCCGGTAGCCGCCGAAAGGCAGGTTCTGGTCGCCCCCCTCCTCATAGCAGTTGACCCAGACCGTGCCGGCGCGCAGCCGCCTTGCCGCCAAGTGGGCGGTGCTCAGGTCGCGCGTCCACACCGCGGCCGCCAGCCCGTAGTCGCTGTCGTTGGCGATCGCGATCGCTTCGTCGAGCGTGTCGAAGACGATGACCGAGCACACCGGGCCGAAGACCTCGTCACGCGCGATCCGGTGCGCCGGCTCGCAGGCGAAGATCGTCGGTTCGATGAAATAGCCGGTCTCCGCCAGCACGGCGTTGCCGCCGGCAAGCAGCGTTGATTCGGCGCGGGCGGCGTCGATGAAGCCGAGCACGCGCCGGTACTGGCTCTCGTCGACGATGGCGCCCATCTGCGTCGCCGGTTCGAGCGGGTCGCCCGGCCGGTAAGCGCGGCTGGCCACGATCAGCGCGTCGACGAAGGCCGGGTAGATTTCGCGCTGGACCAGCACGCGCGAGCCGGCCGAGCACATTTCGCCCTGGTTGAAGAACACGCCGTCGGCCGCGGCGCGCGCCGCGGCGTGCAGGTCCGGGCAATCGGCGAGGACGATGTTCGGCGACTTGCCGCCGAGTTCGAGCCAGACACGCTTGAGGTTCGACTGTGCCGCGCACTGCATGATCTGCCGGCCGGTCGCGGTCGAGCCGGTGAAGCTGATGCAGTCGACGTCCCCGTGCAGCGCCAGCAGCCGGCCGGCGTCGCCGCCGCCGGGAACGACGTTGAACACCCCGTCGGGCACGCCGGCAGCTTGCGCCAGCGCGGCGATGCGGATCGCGGTCAGCGGCGATTTCTCCGACGGCTTGAGCACGACCGCGTTGCCGGCCGCCAGCGCCGGGGCGAACTTCCAGCTCGCCATCAGCAGGGGGAAGTTCCACGGCACCACAGCCGCAACAACGCCGACCGGCTCGCGCGTGACCAGCCCGAGCAGCTTGGGGTCGACCGGCGCGACCTCGCCGCCGACCTTGTCGATCGCCTCGGCGCACCACTGCAGCGCATACGCCGCCGCCGCGAGATCGACGCCGAGCGCATGGCGGACCGGCTTGCCGGTGTCGAGGCTCTCGAGCAGCGCCAGCTCGTCGGCATGTTCGCGCAGCAGTGCGGCAAAGCGCAGCAGCACGTTCTTGCGCGCGGCGGGCGATCGCGCGGCCCAGCCGTCGAAAGCACGCCGCGCCGCGGCGACCGCGGCGTCGATCTCGGCCTCACCGCAGTCGGCAATGCGCGCAAGCCGTTGCCGGGTCGCCGGGTTGATCGTGTCGAAGCTGCGCGCGGCGTCGACGTAGCGGCCGTCGATGAACGCGCGGCCTTCGATCGTCAGCGCCGCGGCGCGGGCCCGCCAGTCGGTGTCCATGAACGTCTCCCGGGGTTGAATAACGGTCGGCACCGACGGCTTCGGCGGTCTTGCCGGCGGGATTGCGGACGCACCGGCCGGCGGGGGAGTCGCACGACACGGCGCCGGTACTGCCGGCCACATCGCGGCCAAGCCGTCGCCCGACTCCGATGCAAGCCGGGCGGGAACCGCCATCCGCACGGCCTCGCGCACCTGTCGTGGCCAGATGGGCCGAAGCGGCGCTTGTCCAATATCTTTATACGTTTCCTAGACTGGGATTGCGGGGTGCTTCGCACCGCGCCCTTTCGATCCCATCGAGGCGAGCCGGATGCCGCGTCCGGCCCGATACATCATGGCCTTACCCGTGATTGGCATTCCCTGCTGCCGCTGGTGGCTGAACGGCACGCAGTTCTTTCATCTGGTCGCCGAAAAATACGTCGAAGCCGCCTGCGGCACCGGCGGGCTGCCACTCCTGATTCCGGCATTCGGCGACGCCGTTGCGCCCGACGAGGTGCTGGCGCGGATCGACGGACTGCTGCTCAGCGGCAGCCCGTCGAACATCGAACCGCAACACTACGGCGGCACGCCGGTCGCCGGCGATTTCAACGACGCGCGGCGCGACGCGACGACGCTGCCGCTGATCCGCGCCGCCGTCGATGCCGGCGTGCCGCTCCTGGGCATCTGCCGCGGCTTCCAGGAGGTCAACGTCGCCTTCGGCGGCAGCCTGCACACGGCGGTGCACGCGGTGCCGGAGATGCTCGACCACCGCGAACCCAAGGGCAGCCGCGACGAGATGTACGCGCCGGCGCACGAGGTCACGCTGGTCGAAGGCGGCCGCCTGCACGCGCTGCTCGGCGAGCGCACGCTGCGGGTCAACTCGCTGCACCAGCAGGGGATCGCGACGCTCGGCGCCCGGCTGGTCGCCGAGGCGCATGCGCCCGACGGGCTGGTCGAGGCCTTCCGCGTCGACGGCGCCGGCTTTGCGCTGGCGGTGCAGTGGCATCCCGAATGGCGCTTTCGCGACAACCCGCTGTCGAGCGCGCTGTTCGGCGCATTCGGCGCGGCCTGCGCCGAACGGGCGGCAGCACACGGGAGGCAGGCATGAGTGCACTGAGCGACTGGCTGCGCGAAAACCGGATCACCGAGGTCGAGTGCATCACGCCGGACTTCACCGGCATTGCCCGCGGCAAGATCGTGCCGCGCGAGAAGTTCAGCGAGGACGAAGGCATGCGGCTGCCGCAGGTGGTGCTGGTGCAGACGGTGACCGGCGAGTACGCCGAGGACATCGTGCCGGATACCGACCCGGACATGGTGCTGCTGCCCGACCCGGACAGCATCCGGCTGGTGCCGTGGGCCAAGGATCCGGTCGCCCAGGTGATCCACGACTGCTACTACCACGACGGAAGGCCGGTCGAGATGTCGCCGCGCCACGTGCTGCGCCGGGTGCTGCAGCTCTACGAGGCACGCGGCTGGCAGCCGGTGGTCGCGCCGGAAATGGAGTTCTACATCGTCGACGTCAACCGCGACCCGGACCTGCCGCTGCAGCCCCCGGTCGGTCGCACCGGCCGGCCCGAAACCGGCCGCAAGGCGTACTCGATCGACGCGGTCAACGAGTACGACGACCTGTTCGAGGACGTCTACGACTACTGCGACGCG
This window of the Jeongeupia sp. USM3 genome carries:
- a CDS encoding methylated-DNA--[protein]-cysteine S-methyltransferase, whose product is MSAKAAASIASLIAAACRQIDAAETPPPLAELAAAAGLSPWHFHRQFKALTGVTPKAYASAQRTRRVQDALAAGHSVTDAVFDAGFNATSRFYAGADATLGMAPLRFRAGGVGETIRFGIGQCSLGALLVAATQSGICRIELGDAADALLQRLQDVFPRAELVGGDAEFEDWMARVVGLIDAPGIGASLPLDIRGSAFQQRVWQALRAIPPGDTATYADIAERIGSPAAVRAVANACGANPLAVAIPCHRVVRTDGSLGGYRWGLARKQALLDREALQAG
- a CDS encoding ABC transporter ATP-binding protein — translated: MQPDFPVVLHQVDKQYRLGQVDVPALTGVDLEIRANRFTVLSGPSGSGKTTLLNLIGGIDRPDSGRVVVDGQDLAQLDDDALSDFRARRLGFVFQNFNLLPVLTAFENVEYPLLLTGVASDTRRRRVDELLAAVGLADKAGNRPNQLSGGQRQRVAIARALATSPQLVLADEPTANLDSHTGAAILTLMRQMQRDYRVSFVFSSHDPQVLAQADDAVHIRDGAITVIERDLQGAAA
- a CDS encoding DUF2306 domain-containing protein, encoding MSTILTPIGGLHLATAGWAMLAGGMQLALPKGGDRHRWLGRSWVLAMLVVALSSFGLGAAPGRVVGFGPIHLLSLWVLWCLWAAIVRVRAGHIAAHRRYVIGAYIGTVVAGLFAIFGPDRWLHHTLFAL
- a CDS encoding ABC transporter permease encodes the protein MNTLQLAARNLARNRRRSITTLFAMIVGAIAILLFGGYARNIDLGLQTGFVQRSGHLQVQHKDYFLFGTGNPAAYGIAGYSRLIAAIKADPQLAPLVTVVTPTLSLGGIAGNYAAGVSRTVIGNGVVIDDQNVMRRWNDYGFVLTPKMLKLTGTPEQAAVIGLGVARVLQLCGPLKVAHCPSPQPAKQDGADAPADITALAADTAEVPDAGSPRAANQVELLAANAHGAPNVARLDVVAAEAQGVKELDDLYVQLHFGAAQRLIYGADAPKATAIVVQLRHSADLPAAQQRLAALLAQVAPDQPLAVLDFATLNPSYGQIVGMFGAIFGFIALLIGVIVLFTVGNTMSMAVVERTTEIGTLRAIGLRRGGVRRLFVLEGMLLGLVGSGLGVLVALALAWLINHAGLTWLPPGNVEPVPLTVRVWGEPRMIVLTAIGLSLIAAVSAWWPARRAAKLEVVEALRHV
- a CDS encoding outer membrane lipoprotein-sorting protein, producing MRNPDKPFGLTTTLVEYRNGKQTDTSTLAVYSRADANGGQFRSLLRFIAPKRDADKLMLKSGNDLWFYDPASKAAIRISPQQRLLGQAANGDVVTVNLAGDYSASVAAEEDVSDGDKQPRRAYKLELKARAPDVTYHRIEMWIDTANKQPIKARFFAESGGLLKTAYYRRYQSQLGASRPTETVIIDGLDPNWVTVMRFSGYAWRDVPESWLQRDFLPRFKPQ
- a CDS encoding sensor histidine kinase → MSVLHRHCKLNRPLRNELALLFVVNQVIALLLTTLGGPGSLFDNVVIANAIGVLIWAQYALLNWLGLPRLLGHVIAVPVGIWGGLMLAALFGVADISGRLADPLANWRLIVSCLLLAGTATVVIVLYVRSVSDRAELAAEQRRSADAHQAETAAQLALLQAQIEPHFLFNTLANVRSLIVADPPLAQTMLDHLNGYLRASLGRTRRPRAHLADELQIVEPLLAIAAIRLQARLRYRVDVPAALRDALLPPLLLQPLVENALEHGIEAAITGGEIVVRAEATADGLLRLSVTDTGLGFTLEANGDGVGLANVRQRLASLYGEQGRLALYPNPPRGAIAELTLPLQREPQA
- a CDS encoding LytTR family DNA-binding domain-containing protein, which translates into the protein MTTALIADDEPLLAASLAERLKALWPGLDIVAVAANGVEAVAALNARRPDLAFLDIRMPGLTGLQVAQAARDTRVVFVTAYDEYAMHAFEHAAIDYLLKPVSDMRLAQCVSRLQRQTAPPPDLAAALATLMPRAASPVLAWLTVGHGDTTRLVTLDEVLYFEASQKYTDVVTGSERHLIRTPLKDLLLQLNPARFAQIHRSIIVNLGAVAHIQRDLLGRQQVHLKQHDAVLPLSRSYAHQFKLM
- the msrB gene encoding peptide-methionine (R)-S-oxide reductase MsrB; translated protein: MAMYRKTPEALAQLTPEQFRVTQQNGTERPGTGEYLHNHAAGIYVDVVSGEPLFASSDKFESGCGWPSFSRPIANVTELRDTTHGMIRTEVRSAHGDSHLGHVFDDGPRESGGLRYCINSASLRFVPRDAMAAQGYGDYLDQVEED
- the msrA gene encoding peptide-methionine (S)-S-oxide reductase MsrA: MSERAILAGGCFWGMQDLIRKLPGVLSTRVGYSGGDVAHATYRHHGSHAEAIEIVFDPAQITYRRLLEYFFQIHDPSTPDRQGNDRGSSYRSAIFFGSDAQRREALATIADVDASGLWPGQVVTEVAPAGDFWEAEPEHQDYLERFPNGYTCHFPRPDWVLPRRD